CGGGTGACGATCTTCTCCAGCTCTTCCTCGGTATAGAAATTCAGGCGAACCGGAATGCCAAAGCGGTCGCGCAGCGGATTGGTCAACAGCCCTGCCCGCGTGGTGGCGCCGACGAGCGTAAACTTTGCGAGATCGATCTTCACCGATCGCGCGGCCGGCCCCTCGCCGATGATGAGGTCGAGCTGGAAATCTTCCATCGCGGGATAGAGCACTTCCTCGACCGCCGGGCTGAGGCGATGGATTTCGTCGATGAACAGGACGTCGCGCTCTTCGAGATTGGTCAGCAGCGCGGCGAGATCGCCGGCTTTTGCAATGACCGGGCCTGAGGTAGCGCGAAAGCCGACGCCGAGTTCGCGCGCCACGATCTGCGCCAGCGTGGTCTTGCCGAGTCCGGGTGGACCGACAAACAGCACATGATCCAGCGCCTCGTTACGTTTGCGCGCGGCCTCGATGAAGATCGAGAGATTCTTGCGCGCCTGCGCCTGACCGACGAATTCGGACAGTAGTTGCGGCCGCAGCGCGGTGTCGCCGACATCGTCGGAACGGCGCTCGGGCGTGACGATGCGGGAGGGCGTGTTCACTCGCTGCCCCGCTTGTACTTGTTGGGCAGGAGTTCGCCGATGCTCACGACCTTCGGCGCACGGCCGTTGTCGGGGACGATGACCCGCGCGTTGGCGTCGTAGTCGTGGATCAGCTCGCGACAGATGCCGCAGGGCGAGACCACCGCGATCTTGCCGGGCTCACCGGGTTTGGGGTGACGCACGGCGACGATGGTTTCGATGCCGTGGTCGCCGTTTTCGGTGATGGCGCGGCCGATGGCAATCGCTTCGGCGCACACCGCGATCCGGCCGATATAGGCGTCGATATTCACGCCGGTGACGATACGGCCGTCGCGGGTGCGCATGGCGGCGCCGACCTCCTGCCAGTCATCGCGATAGCGCTGGCTGATGGCTTCGGTGGCGACAGCGATCAGTTCCTGGTCCTTTTTGCTCAGCATGGTGGAGAATGCATTCCTTGGTCAGTCGGTGGCCCAGCCGACGGCAGTCTATTTCGACAATTCCTTCAGGCCCAGCCGAATAAGCTGCGCCGTCTCTGCCTTCTCACCAGCACTACGCGAGGCCGCGGCAATCGCGGCGGCGGCCTGCGGCTGGCCATAGCCGAGATTGACCAGCGCGGAGATCGCATCGGTGACCGGGCGCGGCGCGCGGTGGTCGTCGAGCGCGCCGGCAAGATGCACCACGGCCGGATCGACATTGGCAAACGCCGGCGCCTTGTCCTTCAATTCAGAGACGATGCGCTCGGCGACTTTCGGGCCGACCCCGGGCGTGCGCGACACCGCGGCCTTGTCGCGCAGCGCGATGGCATTGGCGAGTTCGGCCGGCGGCAGCGTCGACAGCACGGCGAGCGCGACCTTGGCGCCGACGCCCTGCACGGTCTGCAGCAGGCGGAACCATTCGCGCTCGGTATCGGTGCGGAAGCCGAACAGCTTTATCTGGTCCTCGCGGACATAGGTCTCGATCGACAGCACCGCGGCCTCGCCGGGCGACGACAGCGCCTGCAGCGTGCGCGAGGAGCAATGCACCTGATAGCCGACGCCGCCGACGTCAAGGATCACGTAGTCCTCGCCGTAGGAATCGATCAGGCCTTTGAGCTTGCCGATCATAGGCTCGCCACCTTCAGCCGCAGCGCCACGCCCTGGCGGTGATGCGCGTGCGTGATCGCGATCGCCAGCGCGTCGGCGGCATCGGCGGATTTCGGCTCGGCCTTCGGCAGCAGGATCTTCAGCATCACCGCGATCTGGTTCTTGTCGGCATGTCCCGCGCCGACCACGGTCTTCTTGACCTGGTTGGGCGCATATTCCGCGACCGATATGCCGAACATCGCGGGCCCGAGCATGGCAACGCCCCTCGCCTGGCCGAGTTTCAGCGTGGCGACGCCGTCCTTGTTGACAAACGTCTGCTCGACCGCGGCTTCCGCCGGCCTGAAATCGCCGAGCACGGCGGCGAGCCCTTCATGGATCGCCAGGAGGCGGCTGGCCAGCGGCAGGTCATCCGGCGGCTCCACCGAACCGCAGCCGATGAAGACGAGCCGGTTGCCCTCGGTCTCGATCACGCCCCAGCCGGTGCGGCGCAGGCCGGGGTCGATGCCGATGATCCGGACGGGTTGGCGAATCGGTGGGGGTGTCATGGCCTAGTGATAACGCGAGAAGGAGGCAATCGAAATAGCAACCGGGCCGTCATCAACCGTGAAGCCGCCGCTCGACCAGAGCAACGCAGCGTTCATCGGGGTGCAAAAATGGTGCGGTTTCGGCCCGAAATGCACAACCTTCAGCCGGGTCGACGCCAGCCGGCCTCTCTCGAAACCGATAGCGCAACCGCAGGCTCTAAACTAGAACATCCCCAGCCAGCCGGTTCGCCGGAACCGAGCAAAGGGAGCACCACCTTGAACAAAGAATTGACCAATCGCAGCGCGACCGAAACCCAACTTGGCGAAGAGCTGAAAGCCTTGACCGGTGAGTGCCTGAATCGTTTTACCGGCGAATGGAACAATCATCTGGCCGTGACGCTGAAACGGCAGACACTCTCGCGGTTGCTTTATTGGGACCAGCTCTACCGGCAAATCCTCGAGAAGCCCGGCGTGATCTGCGAGTTCGGCGTCCAGTGGGGAGCTTCGCTGGCGCAGCTGATCAATCTCCGGGGCATCTACGAACCCTACAATATCAGCCGGCTGATCTACGGCTTCGACACCTTTTCAGGCTTCGAATCCGTCGACGCGAAGGACGGCGGGTTCAGTGAGAAGGGCGATTACGCGACCAGCACTGGATACGAAACGGTGCTTGAAAAACTTCTCGACATTCACGAGGCCTTCTGCCCGGTATCGCACAAGAAGAAATTCCAGCTCATCAAGGGCGACGCCTCTGTCACCGTCAAGCAATGGCTCACCGACAATCCTTCGGCGATCATCGGCATGGCGATCTTCGATATGGACGTCTACAAGCCGACCAAGGATGTGCTGGAAGCGATCCTTCCGCGATTGGCCAAGGGCTCGCTGCTGGTATTCGACGAACTCAACTGCCCGCATTTTCCCGGCGAAACGCGTGCCGTGGATGAAGTCCTGAAGATCAACAATCTCCGCCTCAGGCACTTTCCGCACCAGCCCTACTGCGCCTGGGCCGTGTACGGCGAGTAGTCGCGTCTCCGCCCGTTGAGCGCAGACCGGTCGCGACAACCCCGGTGCGTCAGCCTATGCCGGCGCGCGCAATGGCGGCGCGGTCTTCGCCAGGCGGTTCTGGTAGACGTAGGAGTACATCACCACGAACATAACGATGTCCCGGTTGTAGACATCGGTCGGAAACCGCTCCCATTGTCCCTCATAGCCGGAGTAGAGATTCTCGAACAGAATGTCGCCATTCAAGACCCGCGACATCAGCGAGGAATCGACCGTTATTCGCTTGTTCGGCAGCCCGTTCTTGTGGGCGCCTATGTGAACGTCGCCGCCGAACACGACCGTGCCGGTCGTGTCGACGTCGGGCACGACGATCTCAAGCGACTTCCCGACAATGGTCTCGAAGAATTTTGCATCGCCCTGAATCTTGCGAGCGACGAACTTGTTCAGATTATCGAGGAAGTAGATGAATTTTTCCCGGTCGAAGGCGGCCTTCGGCGCCGGCGGCTTGTAGGTGTCGCACTGGTTGATGATCCCATACGCATCATAGTAGCGCACGGTGGCGTCCTTGAGTTGCTTGTCGCTGTAATCCGAGTGCGAAATGAACGCCTTCGCGATCTCGCCATCCGAGAGATCGAGCACATCGCCCGGATAGAAGTCCCTCACATTCACTCTGCCCAACAATTCCCGGGATTTGGCATCGTCGAGCAGGTCATCCCGGATGAACTTGGACGTCGGGACGAGCGCAAGGTCGAGATACGACGGGAATTCCTTGACGAAGATCGACGCAAAGCCGGCATAGGAATAGAAGGAATCGAGCCCAAGGGCGTCGGCATTCTTCATGCCCTGAACCACCATTCCCTTCACTTTCGACCGCAGGATCGTGAGCTTCTGCTTGTCGTCGAAACAGGTGTAGCTGAGCGGATGGCCGGAGGCGCTGTTGGTCTGGCTGAAGAACGCAATGTTCCGGTTGGCATATTTCGCGCG
This portion of the Bradyrhizobium sp. AZCC 2262 genome encodes:
- a CDS encoding class I SAM-dependent methyltransferase, giving the protein MNKELTNRSATETQLGEELKALTGECLNRFTGEWNNHLAVTLKRQTLSRLLYWDQLYRQILEKPGVICEFGVQWGASLAQLINLRGIYEPYNISRLIYGFDTFSGFESVDAKDGGFSEKGDYATSTGYETVLEKLLDIHEAFCPVSHKKKFQLIKGDASVTVKQWLTDNPSAIIGMAIFDMDVYKPTKDVLEAILPRLAKGSLLVFDELNCPHFPGETRAVDEVLKINNLRLRHFPHQPYCAWAVYGE
- the ruvA gene encoding Holliday junction branch migration protein RuvA, producing MIGKLKGLIDSYGEDYVILDVGGVGYQVHCSSRTLQALSSPGEAAVLSIETYVREDQIKLFGFRTDTEREWFRLLQTVQGVGAKVALAVLSTLPPAELANAIALRDKAAVSRTPGVGPKVAERIVSELKDKAPAFANVDPAVVHLAGALDDHRAPRPVTDAISALVNLGYGQPQAAAAIAAASRSAGEKAETAQLIRLGLKELSK
- a CDS encoding MBL fold metallo-hydrolase, whose protein sequence is MTEQARDTQQSQQKTSLMFVNHASLLIKQGDRYLLTDPWHLRVGFGSWLPTFQQYVHPTYLAALGNKLSILISHGHDDHCDDHMLSIFDKDIEIVTASFNAPSVLNRLKKLGFGNLKTADSDRGTVLENGFAVKSYVDPTRSLDDATYTIDTGSGFVIHCNDNWFEFAPEALASIANDRAKYANRNIAFFSQTNSASGHPLSYTCFDDKQKLTILRSKVKGMVVQGMKNADALGLDSFYSYAGFASIFVKEFPSYLDLALVPTSKFIRDDLLDDAKSRELLGRVNVRDFYPGDVLDLSDGEIAKAFISHSDYSDKQLKDATVRYYDAYGIINQCDTYKPPAPKAAFDREKFIYFLDNLNKFVARKIQGDAKFFETIVGKSLEIVVPDVDTTGTVVFGGDVHIGAHKNGLPNKRITVDSSLMSRVLNGDILFENLYSGYEGQWERFPTDVYNRDIVMFVVMYSYVYQNRLAKTAPPLRAPA
- a CDS encoding cytidine deaminase, with translation MLSKKDQELIAVATEAISQRYRDDWQEVGAAMRTRDGRIVTGVNIDAYIGRIAVCAEAIAIGRAITENGDHGIETIVAVRHPKPGEPGKIAVVSPCGICRELIHDYDANARVIVPDNGRAPKVVSIGELLPNKYKRGSE
- the ruvB gene encoding Holliday junction branch migration DNA helicase RuvB, whose product is MNTPSRIVTPERRSDDVGDTALRPQLLSEFVGQAQARKNLSIFIEAARKRNEALDHVLFVGPPGLGKTTLAQIVARELGVGFRATSGPVIAKAGDLAALLTNLEERDVLFIDEIHRLSPAVEEVLYPAMEDFQLDLIIGEGPAARSVKIDLAKFTLVGATTRAGLLTNPLRDRFGIPVRLNFYTEEELEKIVTRGARVLNIGMTPDGANEIARRARGTPRIAGRLLRRVRDFASAADASSVDRAIADHALSALEVDAAGLDAMDRRYLTTIALNYGGGPVGVETMAAALSEPRDAIEDIIEPFLIQCGYLQRTPRGRLLTSHAFRHLGLAEPARDPAQFGLFGNSDSDD
- the ruvC gene encoding crossover junction endodeoxyribonuclease RuvC, with the translated sequence MTPPPIRQPVRIIGIDPGLRRTGWGVIETEGNRLVFIGCGSVEPPDDLPLASRLLAIHEGLAAVLGDFRPAEAAVEQTFVNKDGVATLKLGQARGVAMLGPAMFGISVAEYAPNQVKKTVVGAGHADKNQIAVMLKILLPKAEPKSADAADALAIAITHAHHRQGVALRLKVASL